The following proteins come from a genomic window of Methanomassiliicoccales archaeon:
- a CDS encoding Gfo/Idh/MocA family oxidoreductase, with translation MRVGVIGVGSMGKNHVRVYSEIAELVGVTDVMQDSSKAVADKFGVRSFASPQEMFKEVDAVSICTPTSEHFKVAKLAIEHGVSILVEKPFTGQSSTAAELVELANKAKVTLASGFIERCNPIVGSLKNLVDAKRFGDVISIASRRVSSFPSRIRDVGVIMDLGIHDVDVLRHVKGSEVRSVCALGGSYNGKACEDFANLLLEFQDGGIGFIEVNWLTPMKVRKLSLTCSEAFVQADYIDQSMEISSSSIKDLDPGNLFNLSLDLDVHRIAIKKEEPLKVELENFLKAAEAKQDAPISGRDAVSNLKVCEAALRSLKSKGKEKVEG, from the coding sequence ATGCGTGTAGGAGTGATCGGTGTCGGGTCCATGGGCAAGAACCACGTCCGCGTATATTCCGAGATAGCAGAACTGGTGGGCGTCACGGACGTCATGCAGGACTCCTCGAAAGCGGTTGCCGATAAGTTCGGCGTGAGGTCATTCGCTTCCCCCCAGGAGATGTTCAAAGAGGTCGACGCGGTCAGCATCTGCACTCCGACCAGCGAGCATTTCAAAGTGGCTAAATTGGCGATCGAACATGGCGTGTCCATCCTGGTGGAGAAGCCCTTCACCGGCCAGAGCTCCACGGCCGCCGAGCTTGTGGAATTGGCGAACAAGGCCAAGGTCACCCTGGCCTCCGGGTTCATCGAGAGGTGCAACCCTATCGTGGGAAGCCTAAAGAACCTCGTGGATGCCAAGCGCTTTGGCGATGTGATATCCATCGCCTCCCGTCGCGTATCTTCATTCCCGTCACGCATTAGGGACGTGGGCGTGATAATGGACCTGGGTATCCATGACGTGGATGTCCTCCGTCATGTGAAGGGTTCCGAGGTGCGCTCGGTCTGTGCTCTTGGCGGTTCATACAACGGTAAGGCCTGCGAGGACTTCGCCAACCTCCTCCTGGAGTTCCAAGATGGGGGGATTGGTTTCATCGAGGTCAACTGGCTCACGCCCATGAAGGTGCGCAAGTTGTCGCTGACCTGCAGCGAAGCGTTCGTACAAGCGGACTACATCGACCAATCCATGGAGATTTCCTCCAGCTCCATAAAGGACCTCGACCCGGGCAACCTATTCAATTTATCGCTGGACCTGGACGTTCATCGCATCGCCATAAAGAAGGAGGAACCGCTCAAGGTGGAGCTGGAGAACTTCCTGAAGGCCGCGGAAGCGAAGCAGGACGCGCCCATAAGCGGCCGGGACGCGGTGTCCAACCTGAAGGTGTGCGAGGCCGCGCTCAGGTCGCTGAAGAGCAAGGGGAAGGAGAAGGTCGAAGGTTGA
- a CDS encoding DegT/DnrJ/EryC1/StrS family aminotransferase produces the protein MDDIPQARPVMDKEMIEAATSALQNERLVLGESVFKFEEAFANYIGVKRAVTISSGTDALILALLALDVEDKEVITTPFSFIATANTIYHAHGQPRFCDVRADDYNLDALKIVAAVRKKTKAIMPVHLFGHPCDMKEINELAEEKGLKVIEDACQAHGAVYKGKKAGALGDVGCFSFYPTKNMTVGGDGGMVTTDDEDIANMVAKLRDCGRTTRYSHDVLGYTSRLNTSNAAIGLVQLKHLDRWNERRRAIAKRYQVKLKGVAGVELPPKADEVKEPVYHCYAVRAERRDNLAKYLAEKKIATAVHYPIPIHMQPAYVGKIAQREGDLPVSEMLSQKILSLPIFPSMTDEQVDRVCETVKGFYK, from the coding sequence ATGGATGACATCCCGCAGGCCAGACCAGTAATGGATAAGGAAATGATCGAGGCCGCCACTTCGGCCTTGCAAAACGAGCGCTTGGTCCTGGGAGAGAGCGTCTTCAAGTTTGAGGAGGCGTTCGCCAATTACATCGGCGTCAAGCGCGCGGTCACCATATCATCGGGTACCGACGCACTCATCCTAGCGCTGCTGGCCCTTGATGTCGAGGACAAAGAGGTCATCACCACGCCCTTCTCCTTCATCGCCACCGCCAATACCATCTACCACGCTCATGGCCAGCCGAGGTTCTGCGACGTGCGGGCCGACGACTACAACCTGGACGCTTTGAAGATCGTCGCGGCTGTGCGCAAGAAGACCAAGGCCATAATGCCGGTACACCTGTTCGGTCACCCCTGCGACATGAAGGAGATAAACGAATTGGCGGAGGAGAAGGGGCTGAAGGTCATCGAGGACGCCTGCCAGGCCCATGGCGCCGTCTACAAAGGCAAGAAGGCCGGGGCCCTGGGCGACGTGGGTTGCTTCTCCTTCTACCCCACCAAGAACATGACCGTCGGGGGGGACGGAGGCATGGTCACCACGGACGACGAAGACATCGCGAACATGGTGGCCAAGCTGCGGGACTGCGGCCGTACCACTCGCTACTCGCACGACGTGCTTGGTTATACCTCCCGGTTGAACACGTCCAACGCCGCCATCGGGTTGGTACAGTTGAAGCACCTGGACCGCTGGAACGAGCGCCGTCGGGCCATCGCCAAAAGGTATCAGGTCAAGTTGAAAGGCGTCGCCGGTGTGGAGCTTCCTCCGAAAGCTGACGAGGTCAAGGAGCCGGTCTACCATTGCTACGCTGTCCGTGCGGAGCGCCGGGACAATTTGGCTAAATACTTAGCGGAGAAGAAAATCGCCACCGCCGTGCATTACCCCATACCGATACATATGCAGCCGGCCTACGTGGGGAAAATAGCCCAGCGCGAAGGGGACCTGCCGGTAAGCGAGATGCTGTCCCAGAAGATACTTTCCCTGCCTATATTCCCGTCCATGACCGACGAGCAGGTGGACCGGGTGTGCGAGACCGTCAAAGGATTCTACAAGTGA
- a CDS encoding glycosyltransferase — protein sequence MTIPSAGPQGCDTRRPRCVFINFTGRQYGFSINDKIVDQWMNLSRQGTDAVLVLAEPNDIRVIHDEKSLADAQASADRSSHFTILSMIRQMIRIRSTIRELNNGNTMFYLRHPSLSEIPMLLHSRKRNLVLEINGLYKYEIDEDSLLDRLRLLFEKGVAAIASKRTIGIVSVTNEIGGLFYPGGFTRTKRAVIANGVNIGRFKMRNPSPDRVGPLRILAVANFNCWHGYDKLLDALTEPDIEGRMQVYLIGEGPEKQNLVHKVNKMALRNVHFLPPMKGADLDELFDSCDIALGVLAIERKGLVEMCPLKHREYCARGVPFVMSGTDVDFPADSEFVLNAPIGQNIDIEQVLDFAKRMREWRDHPKVMRRYAEEHLDWAIKMGDTASFLVGLEHGK from the coding sequence ATGACCATTCCCTCTGCAGGACCGCAAGGATGCGATACCCGTCGTCCTAGATGCGTCTTCATCAATTTCACTGGGCGCCAGTATGGTTTTTCCATCAATGACAAGATCGTGGACCAGTGGATGAACCTGTCCCGACAAGGGACTGACGCCGTCCTGGTCCTGGCGGAACCGAACGATATCCGGGTCATACACGATGAGAAATCACTTGCAGATGCGCAGGCATCAGCCGACAGGTCATCGCACTTCACCATCTTATCGATGATCAGGCAGATGATAAGGATCAGATCGACGATCAGAGAGCTGAATAATGGGAACACGATGTTCTACCTGCGACATCCATCGCTGTCAGAGATACCGATGCTCCTGCATTCCAGAAAAAGAAATCTGGTGCTGGAGATCAATGGATTGTATAAATACGAGATTGATGAGGATTCCCTGCTCGATCGATTGCGTCTGCTATTCGAAAAAGGTGTGGCTGCCATCGCGTCCAAAAGGACCATCGGGATTGTCTCCGTCACTAACGAAATCGGCGGGTTGTTCTATCCCGGAGGGTTCACCCGAACGAAAAGAGCGGTCATCGCCAATGGAGTGAATATCGGCAGGTTCAAAATGAGAAATCCTTCTCCGGACCGGGTCGGACCTTTACGAATTCTGGCCGTGGCGAATTTCAACTGCTGGCATGGTTACGACAAGCTATTGGATGCACTGACCGAGCCTGATATTGAGGGGCGTATGCAGGTCTATCTCATTGGTGAAGGACCGGAGAAGCAAAACCTGGTCCACAAGGTCAATAAGATGGCCTTAAGGAACGTTCACTTCCTCCCGCCGATGAAAGGTGCGGACCTGGATGAGCTGTTCGATAGCTGCGATATCGCTCTCGGGGTGCTAGCGATAGAACGGAAGGGTTTGGTCGAGATGTGCCCTTTGAAGCATCGTGAATACTGCGCCAGAGGGGTTCCCTTCGTTATGTCCGGAACGGACGTCGATTTTCCCGCTGATTCCGAGTTCGTGCTGAACGCTCCCATAGGGCAGAACATCGACATCGAACAGGTACTCGATTTTGCGAAAAGGATGCGGGAATGGCGCGACCATCCTAAGGTCATGCGAAGATACGCTGAAGAACATCTCGATTGGGCCATCAAGATGGGGGATACGGCCTCATTTCTGGTCGGGTTGGAACATGGGAAATGA
- a CDS encoding glycosyltransferase family 4 protein: MKSIYLSTSYMKELPLLALSIFKEMRKRDVVYIWFGDLWALIGVFIAKLLNKKSIVVAGGYDTANEPSLNYGLMSRKFMRYVPILSFRACDKIMAVSEFTKEEALRIIDDEGKIEVVPNGIDTSKFRVTEGIKRTTVTTVGNVNKRTWVVKGVNNFMEVVKRTPQQKFVLVGRVDPGVGLEPLENLELIGYQTGEDLIRILNASKYYLQLSYRESFGVAVIESMACGCIPVVTNRGGLPEAVGDAGTIVEFGSWGQVVDAISTDYDPEKGAQARERVVKLYDNAAREKAILGIIGKMLAEAPSK; the protein is encoded by the coding sequence GTGAAATCGATCTATCTATCCACCTCCTACATGAAGGAACTGCCATTGCTTGCCCTTTCCATCTTCAAGGAAATGCGGAAGAGGGACGTCGTTTACATTTGGTTCGGTGACCTATGGGCATTGATCGGCGTGTTCATTGCGAAGCTGCTCAATAAAAAATCAATCGTAGTTGCCGGAGGATATGACACGGCCAACGAGCCATCCTTGAATTATGGCTTGATGAGCAGGAAGTTCATGCGATATGTTCCGATATTATCGTTCAGAGCGTGCGATAAGATCATGGCCGTCTCTGAGTTCACTAAAGAAGAAGCTCTACGCATCATTGACGACGAAGGCAAAATAGAGGTCGTGCCCAACGGGATCGATACCTCCAAATTTAGGGTGACCGAGGGGATAAAGAGGACCACCGTCACCACCGTGGGGAACGTGAACAAGCGCACCTGGGTTGTCAAAGGTGTCAATAATTTCATGGAAGTGGTCAAACGCACACCCCAGCAGAAGTTCGTTCTGGTCGGGAGGGTGGACCCCGGTGTGGGCTTGGAGCCGCTGGAGAACCTTGAACTGATAGGCTACCAGACCGGGGAGGACCTGATCAGGATATTGAACGCTTCCAAGTACTATCTTCAACTGTCGTACCGGGAGAGCTTCGGGGTGGCGGTCATCGAATCCATGGCCTGCGGCTGCATACCCGTGGTGACCAACCGGGGCGGGCTGCCGGAGGCCGTGGGAGATGCCGGCACTATAGTGGAATTCGGCTCTTGGGGCCAAGTTGTGGATGCCATAAGCACGGATTACGACCCGGAGAAAGGCGCTCAGGCCAGGGAAAGGGTCGTAAAGCTCTATGACAACGCCGCAAGGGAAAAGGCGATATTGGGCATAATCGGCAAGATGTTGGCCGAGGCTCCGTCGAAATGA